Proteins encoded within one genomic window of Niallia alba:
- a CDS encoding MerR family transcriptional regulator, whose amino-acid sequence MKNANSFGYFSKDVAADLEITTSSLRRWSIELEQHGYIMERNEKGQRIYYERDFKALRELKKLLANNVSFTDALNAVVSMNMDEKNATKTPSVFTDEIRLSKSELEETIQRVVKVAIEEERENMLKAFEYKMNDVVEKRDRILTMQLQQSLEEKRLEIAAAKEEEEVKPWWKKLFK is encoded by the coding sequence ATGAAAAACGCTAATAGCTTTGGCTATTTTTCTAAAGATGTTGCTGCTGATTTAGAAATAACTACTTCTAGTTTAAGAAGGTGGTCTATTGAGTTAGAACAGCATGGCTATATAATGGAACGAAATGAAAAAGGACAACGGATTTATTATGAACGCGATTTTAAGGCGTTAAGAGAATTGAAAAAATTATTAGCAAACAACGTTTCTTTTACAGACGCGTTAAATGCTGTTGTATCAATGAATATGGACGAAAAAAACGCAACAAAAACGCCTAGCGTTTTCACGGATGAGATTCGTTTATCAAAGAGTGAATTAGAAGAAACGATACAACGAGTAGTGAAAGTAGCAATTGAAGAAGAAAGAGAAAATATGTTGAAAGCATTTGAATATAAAATGAATGATGTTGTAGAAAAAAGAGATCGGATCCTAACGATGCAATTACAACAATCATTAGAAGAAAAGAGATTAGAAATAGCAGCTGCCAAAGAAGAAGAAGAGGTAAAACCCTGGTGGAAAAAACTCTTCAAGTAA
- a CDS encoding antitoxin VbhA family protein gives MKRTNEEAMRYAKASLRISGMDVSKEQEDLVRKSLEGHISDEDFINQLKELADKK, from the coding sequence ATGAAAAGGACTAATGAAGAAGCGATGAGATATGCAAAAGCTTCGTTGAGAATATCTGGAATGGATGTTTCCAAAGAACAAGAGGATTTAGTAAGAAAATCTCTAGAAGGACATATTTCAGATGAAGATTTTATCAATCAGTTAAAGGAATTAGCTGATAAAAAATAA